In one Dermacentor albipictus isolate Rhodes 1998 colony chromosome 4, USDA_Dalb.pri_finalv2, whole genome shotgun sequence genomic region, the following are encoded:
- the LOC139059454 gene encoding uncharacterized protein, whose translation MKPSSDESSSDIEYSSVSSVSLVEPTRFLAVDSRDDFWPGKIFAIALDTVDTITSGHAEQLKQWRRGWDAYQVRLEAFFEAHEIVDPKKRRALLVAALSTKTVDLLAGRCAPNRIQDLTYEAAVQKLAEYFAPKGNEIAESYQFFTRNQLADESTSDFMVELRKMANRCNFGQALERMLRDRLVCGLRDAGVRRNLIARHTLTLQEAEDVALAAEMAARNVQQMGDGPIREGVHAVRTKQERQKFSRRPQPDRMKNSNNEVQTGCLCCGSDTHKTAKCRFRRVECFSCRKRGHLASMCNSKPHQENVAHCEEPSSDSEDYGQFLLHLRESSTGLVRPIWQTLQWKGVPVKMQVDTGSPVSIVTWPTYAQHRHRWPRLDKSSLQLSCFLGRLPVKGQLKVPVTYDGKTANATLVVLGCSGPNLCGRDIIQAFQLTGGSVLNVDVNDGALPRRHSPGQPVWCKDYRAGASWRPGVIQNTRGARLSTVKTEGGEVCERHEDQLRHRVGAQQPTSLDEEVAERNGGLAPPNEDADPLAGFSGTSPNSSASEEHETGAANTGVPEEHDTGTANAGPLAVPIRRSNRRRKAPDRFQSSS comes from the exons GGAAGATCTTTGCCATTGCCCTCGATACAGTGGACACAATCACTAGTGGCCATGCTG AGCAGCTGAAGCAG tggcgacgagggtgggacGCATATCAGGTGCGATTAGAAGCTTTTTTCGAAGCCCACGAGATTGTCGATCCGAAGAAGCGTCGGGCCTTACTTGTTGCCGCCCTTAGTACCAAGACTGTAGATCTCCTGGCAGGCCGTTGTGCACCTAACAGAATTCAGGATCTGACGTACGAAGCAGCAGTACAAAAACTGGCCGAGTATTTTGCACCGAAAGGCAACGAGATAGCGGAGTCTTATCAGTTTTTCACAAGGAATCAGCTAGCTGACGAGTCGACAAGCGACTTCATGGTCGAGCTACGGAAAATGGCTAACAGGTGCAATTTTGGCCAGGCGCTAGAGAGAATGCTGCGTGACAGGCTTGTCTGCGGTCTGCGGGATGCTGGAGTGCGTCGTAATCTGATAGCAAGGCACACGCTCACACTGCAGGAAGCAGAGGATGTGGCGCTAGCCGCTGAGATGGCTGCACGCAACGTACAACAGATGGGAGATGGGCCAATCAGAGAGGGCGTCCACGCAGTGCGAACGAAGCAAGAGCGGCAGAAGTTCTCCAGAAGACCACAGCCAGACAGGATGAAAAATTCGAACAATGAAGTACAGACCGGCTGCCTTTGCTGCGGAAGCGACACCCACAAGACCGCCAAATGCAGGTTCCGCCGCGTTGAGTGTTTCTCTTGTCGGAAGAGGGGACACCtggcttcaatgtgcaattccaAGCCACACCAAGAAAACGTAGCTCACTGTGAGGAACCATCCTCGGACAGCGAGGACTACGGACAGTTCCTGTTACACCTCCGTGAGTCGTCTACAGGACTGGTTCGGCCGATATGGCAAACGTTACAATGGAAAGGGGTGCCTGTGAAGATGCAAGTGGACACAGGGTCACCAGTGTCAATAGTGACATGGCCAACTTATGCCCAGCATCGCCACCGCTGGCCCAGGCTCGACAAGTCGTCGTTGCAACTGAGTTGCTTCCTAGGGAGACTACCAGTTAAAGGGCAGCTGAAAGTTCCTGTCACCTACGACGGAAAAACCGCCAACGCGACGCTAGTAGTGCTCGGCTGCTCAGGCCCAAACCTGTGTGGGCGAGACATCATTCAAGCATTCCAGCTGACTGGAGGATCAGTGCTCAACGTGGACGTCAACGACG GAGCACTTCCGCGCAGACATTCGCCCGGACAACCGGTGTGGTGCAAGGACTATAGGGCAGGTGCGAGCTGGAGACCCGGAGTGATACAGAATACCAGGGGCGCCCGCCTGAGCACGGTCAAGACGGAGGGTGGGGAAGTATGTGAGCGGCATGAAGATCAGCTACGGCACCGCGTGGGTGCTCAGCAACCAACATCGCTGGACGAGGAAGTCGCTGAAAGGAACGGAGGATTAGCCCCACCAAACGAAGATGCAGACCCTCTGGCGGGATTTTCGGGTACCAGCCCCAATTCCTCGGCTAGCGAAGAGCACGAAACGGGAGCTGCCAACACTGGAGTCCCGGAAGAGCACGACACGGGTACAGCCAATGCTGGACCTCTGGCAGTTCCAATTCGCAGATCAAACCGGCGTCGCAAGGCGCCAGACCGTTTCCAGAGCTCCTCCTAA